The Oryzias melastigma strain HK-1 linkage group LG20, ASM292280v2, whole genome shotgun sequence genome includes the window aatgattttggtgtttttattatgttattgTAGGATATTTTCTCAAGATGGACGTATATTTAagaatttaagatcaaaactgcatttctgagtatttatttggtCAAATTGTGTTAGATCGGATGGAAAGCCGCAGTTTGAAACAGCTCAGGCTTGTAGGGCTGGATGATACTGAGGATTTACGTATCAATCCGATACCAACACCAATTTGAGATGgatactatcaatattttggatcgatcctCCCAACACTACAGGCATGTGCAGCAACTGCCACTCTAAATCCTCTACTTCAGACagatagatccattaacgtctttgttttcctctttcgATCTGGCTCAGAACTATACGGCTGGATattgctctctttttttttttttttgctacgctaatgggcttgtgaggtgctataagctagcagaagacagtgtaaacaaaggcatgatgggatacATGCGCAGGCTTACAccctgcccacaacttagaggaaaatttctgatgagctcctgctgctctgcagaaaatgtcttttaaaaatgacacaggacttttaaattttagctaaaaactgcataataataCTTAAGACCCCTGAgaacagttttgcaaaaataattaaataaaagtgaagtgggattttaaagaaattggcccgaaaaactagctaaaacttcgtaaacattttttttctaaatccagATTTGaggataaataaatattttcctctCAGCTACGTTCTTTCTAGACAATCCCAAATGGAAGCTCCAGTCCGCCCCTTAATGTCAATGTTTCCAAACATACCTTGAATTTCATTGAGCTGATCCTGTAAAGGATTTCTCCCATGTGCTCTCTGATCATGGCCCAGGTGATCTTATTATCACTCTGAGCTGTGGTCTCCACTGCATGCCGTGCCATGTCATAAAAGGCTATCATGTTGGAGAGTATGCCCACTGTCTTGTAGAAAGggcaaaacctgaaaaagaagaaaaaaatagaccataaaatatttttgttggatGAATTCCTCTAAAATATACACATATGGACTTTCTCCAACTATCAATTAGCTAGATTCTGACTAATAAATGATTAGTCAGCTGTAATCTACCTGTCATACGGAGTGTAACCGTTCTGCTGCAGGAAGTCGTCTTTAATCAACTTTGCCACCTCCAGAGTGATTTTATCCGTTTCTGCTAATGAAGCCTGTCAGGGTGATAATTATAGGTCTAGAaaatgtgtgatttaaaaaaaaaatcttttattagGATGATTGTGTCCAACTTGCCTTTCCCACAAGCTGCACGATCTCAGCCAGGTCCTCTTCCTCCTGAAGGATCTCCTTCGACTTGGTACGCAGGGGCACAAACTCAGGGAAGTGCTTGTCGTAATACTCGTCCAGAGCCCGGGTGTATTTACTGTAGCTGATCAGCCAGTTGACAGAAGGGAAGTGCTTCCTCTGAGCCAGTTTTTTATCCAGACCCCAGAAGACCTGAGAGAAAGACGATATTAGgtacaaactaaactaaagttAAAGGGGAAATCTGAGCGGGAACTTTACCTGGACAATCCCGAGTGTGGCTGAGGTAACTGGGTCAGAGAAGTCACCGCCAGGAGGCGAAACACTGGaaataaaatggttttattgtgaagaagaagaaaaagaagtgaGATGTAAAGTCTCCCTCTAGTGGCAGGAAGTGGAACTTACGCTCCTACGATGCTGACACTTCCCTCCCTTTCAGGGTTTCCCAGACATTTCACTCTTCCTGCACGCTCGTAAAATGAGGCAAGTCGGGCACCCAGGTAGGCAGGATAACCGCTGTCTGTGTGCAGAATAAATATGTGATTAGAAAGATTTCagaactctgttttattttgatctaaaaaaaaaaaaattaaaaaatgagattaaaagaTGAAGATTTCAGTAATATCAGTGTGGCTCCTTCAGGACGCAACTCAAGAACTATTTTTGCCAACAATTTTGgcagaaaatgtagttttacaatCCCCCtaaatttttaatgtatttaaaactgTGATATAATCTATATACCATATAACACAAATTTTTGCAGTGAAGTTGTTACAAATGCTTACTCACCAGCCGGCATTTCAGCCAAACGGCCGGAAATCTCCCTAAGAGCCTCGGCCCAACGGGAAGTGGAGTCAGCCATCATGCTCACGTTGTATCCCATGTCTCTGAAATACTCGGATAGTGTGATTCctgccaaaaaaaagacaatttgatgATGAGACTGAGATTAGCAAAATGATCTATAAAGGTTGATTCAGTGCACCTCACCTGTATAGATGGAGGCCTCTCTGGCAGCGACTGGCATGTTGGAGGTATTAGCCACCAACGCCGTTCTCTTCATGATGCTCTCAATCTTTCCATCCACTTCCATTGTCAGCTGATGAGGGAAAAACGGCCGTCAGTAGATGCAAACTCAAGTTCAGCAAACTTCTGGAAGGAAACTCACCTCCGGGAAGTCTCGCAGTACTTCAGACATTTCATTTCCACGCTCTCCGCAGCCCACGTAGATGATGACGTCACTGTTCGAGTACTTGGACAGCGACTGGGAAATGACGGTCTTCCCGCAGCCGAAAGCTCCAGGGATGGCGGTGGTTCCTCCTTGCACGCAGCTGATCACagacaaaagggaaaaatatggctgctttgtttttggaaagtttttagGGGAAAGGGAGGACGCGGAACTCACGGGAAAAGGGCATCCAGAACTCTTTGTCCAGTCAGCAGCGGGTGATTGGCAGGCAGCTTCTCCGTGACAGGTCGCACCTGTCTGACAGGCCACACCTGCACCATGGTGAACTTCTCCTTCACGCCCTCAAACTCCAGCTCCATCACCACGTCCTGACAGGAAAGGGCAGCGCGTCAGCACAGAACAACAGCTGTCCGGCCGCAGCTGGAGGCCGTCACACTCACGTTGACGTCGTAGTTTCCAGGCGGAGCCACGTAGGTCACTGTGCCTCGGTTCTTCGGAGGGAGCATGATTTTGTGCTTTATGAGCGAGTTTTCAAACACCATCCCATAGATGTCTCCTCCTGTGATGTGACTGCCGACCTaatgagaaaaacaatcattaaaaaaatgaaactaaatcaAAAAAACGACGAGGATTAACGCTCGTCTCGTACTCGCAGGCTCTTGCTGGGAGAAAATTCCCACTTGGAGTCTCGGTTGAGGGCTCCAATGTTCACTCCTCTGGGGATGTAAATGCTCTGTGTGATGTcgttgatgtccttcaggggTCGCTGGATACCGTCAAAAATGGACCCCATGATTCCCGGACCCAGCTCTACAGAGAGAGGTTTTCCGGTTCGGAGCACGGGGTCTCCCACCGATACACCAGCTGAAGCAGCAATCAGGAAAACGGATTCACAACTGTTCGTAGTGTATGAGCGTCTGCAGCAAAAATAAGGGATTTTCTATGTCTAAGCATTAAAACTGTCCTTCAGCGGGGATCATGTAAGCAGTCTTTTCCAAAGTAAGGATACACGTCTCCTCGTAGACCTGAATGGTGGCCATGTCGCCCTCCAGTCTGATGATCTCTCCCACCAGCTCACTGTGGCCGACACGCACTAGCTCGTACATGGCCGCTCCGGCCATGGCTGTGGCTGTCACCACTGGAAACACAAACGGCGAATCAATGCACCAAACTACACttttacatgaaaatatttGCAGCTCATTACAACATTAACATAATTAATAGAgcactggaaacactttaattGTAAAGCAGCTAATTTAAGTTAatagaactgttttttttcctgtttggggagtaaaaatatatgtttttacagATAATAGAAAGTGAAATAACTGTACATAACAGGCAAACTTTGTTGTATGGAGTACTGTGACATTCATGTGAGCTCTGCTACTGACATTTAACTTACTGGGTTTTCATTGCAATCAGATTCTTCAATCTTTCTTAAAACAATGAAGAAATAAATTTAGACTTTACTGTAGAAAattcaacacaaataaaagctaaatataacagttttaacttagccttgaaaaaaaaaacatttctgaataaattaacagcttttatttacatgaaatgtaacacttttagtatttttttcctttgagaaACATAATAAATCCCAAATAAATGGATtcatgaatgtgtttttgtgacctGGTCCAGAAACGCCATGAACGTATCCAAACTGGCTCTCTCTGTCCTCATCCCTGATTTTCGGCAGCTTGGACATGTCCATCTTTGCGGCTTAGCAGTCCAACTGGAAGAagagaaggaaagaaaataaaagtgtgagGAAATTAGTAAAACATACAAAGACCTGTGATTGATGCTCCAGCTAAATCataattctgcatttaaaatttGCTAAATCTAATAGTAAATACCTGCATTGCGTGGCTTTTAAAGCATACCTtagataaatttaaataaaagaaaacatttgtttaaaactcaTGACCctgaattattgtttttttctttaaaataaaaaaacagttttctttactCCTCATTTTTCAAGGGTAGGCCATCTGTCATTTCATCCTTCAGATTAGCACACATCCAGCTCCACTGAATTAGCATAACAGGAGGCGCCTATTCAAAATATTCATCTATAGCTGCAAGTTGCTTTTCCATTAAACCGTTCCCACCTCTGCTAGGAACCAAAAATATCTCTGTATATGCGCTAGCTAGATGATGGTGTGCAGAAGCTGTGCACACATAGGGGTTAAAAAAGCTCCTGCTGTCATTTATTGTGGGCTATCCCCCATAGAGATGAAGGCACACAGGATGcagaagataaagaaaatattgcaacacaatgtatttttgcaaccttcatttttattctctgCATGTCCTTTTTTGCCCTTCCTGGAGATGGAGAAATCTTCCTGTTTGCACTGCGCTTAAACAAATATGGCTCCATCTAGTGGCTGAGGGGGGGACTGCAGGAAGCATTTATTTTCTGGGGGGTTTTTaagttgttaaaaataaaataaaaatataattcactttgggtttatttttctttttttaatgcacttttATGGTGAATtgttagaaaataaagatttttcatAGGCATCTGAGTGATGAAACCAACTTTTGCAtcaaatcatatattttaaaaaggcattttcGCATATCTATGTtccaaaaaaggcttttaaaataatattaaagtataataattgaacattttatgaaaaagtaTGATAATAACGTAGTGGACAGTTGGTCATATGATCCTAGCACATGACTGAATGGCATAACTCTATCTTTAAGGAAGTGGAAAAGCAGCATGGTGCAAAACTGggaagtacaaaaaaatgagtGTGTATGTGGAAAAGGTGGAATAAACATCCCACCTGACCACAGAACCAGACTATGAGCCACTAAAGATTATTTCCACAGCAAACAGTTTGCTGTAAAGATCTCTGATGAACTGCCTCTCACTCTGTTcgaaaaatcaaaataaaaaaggggaacGAGTTTGTGTATCCGCCAGAGCACTTTCAATATAACTGGAGGTTCTTAATCTGGTTTGAGAGGTAACAGATGTTCTGAGGACAAAAACAGGCTCCGAAATGTTGCATGGTCGTGAGACGACCACGCAAACCCCCATGACGGGGTGATGTTAACTGCAGACCCCATGAACCCAGATAAGACTGCAGATcggtaatgttgtttttaaaagcaaaccCTTTAATGTCATTAAAGAAGATATAACGACAGACGAGTGATTGGTCGGCATTAAGATAGCTACGGATTTGTACCTATACACTGGTGTTAGAGCTAAGAGATTTCTTCGACATTGAAAAACTAGCTAgcttaaaactgaattattaTTGCTAAATCGCGCGTATGTCAGAATTTCTTGATCCTATTCAGCTTAGAAAATGTCAGCTAGCTGGGAAGGGAATTCAGTTTCGTGAAAACGACTGTTCATTCGGCCTGGTTCAGAAACTGCAATCATTTTTGCCGCAACAAGAAAGCTACACGGTTTCATTTCTAGATCGAGAGCAAATctctgttaaaaacaacaaaatatggCGGGATGAGAAATATCCCTACCGTCTGGTCGTGATGTGTCCGTTCCCTGTCTTTCCTCGAACGAGAAACGCAAGATTCTGCGGTGCGTGACAGGAGGCTGAGGTCAGCTGACTTCATTCACTCGCGCCGCTTCAGTTTTACTGCGGGGCCCTTGCAACCGCCGCCATTTTGGGTCTACCCAAAAAAGATCGTTGCTTGGTCAGAGGTAGGGACGTATCACAccagagctgttttttttctccagataaCATGACATTTGAACCCACTTGACGTTGTATATCCATGAGTCTGTTTTCCCCCGCAGTTTGTAAGTATGgtactttttacaaaatattgtgatttttttttattttgaaaaaagaaaagaaaatgtttctgcaattaaattaaaacttgaatttaacACTCACTcttaaaatatagaataaaattaatagaaaagTACAATAACAAATTCAAGTTCTAATAAATAGTAAGATACAACGTTTTAAAGTAAACACATAGGTAGAActatgaactgttttttttaaatccaatttaaatgaatgtttgtgcaaaaaacGTTTGAACCGGAGTGTTTTTTATTGCAACATATGAACTTTGATATAAGCATCAACAATGACAATCTACAGTAAATCAATGCtaggaaaagaaacaaacaatagGACACCGAGCTTAAacgataaacaaacaaacaataggACAGAATGTACAGATAGgataaaaattgtcattttttttttatatagaaagAAATCAAAGACAGAAAGGGGGCTGCAACtgacctaaaaaataaaagttttcatatttactcagcagttttgtttaaaatgatacTATTTAACTAAATGTACTTGAATTTAATGGCAGACACTTAATGACAAAAAACCAAATGGGGTGCCAAAATGGACTTATAAACTTAGTAATAAACAAGTGGTGAGAGCAGACTCAATTATTAATGGCAGAagtagataaaaaagaaaaaaaactgaagtagaATTAAAGAACAAtctgacaataaaataaaataaaaaaaatagcaaagagTGAGAATAAACCTCACATCCTtgtagaattttaaaaatattagctttatattattgcatttttattggagggttggaaatatgattaaatactaatatttaaatgttcattgATGTAATTCATCAAACAAATGTCAGTAAATATTAACAATTATCAATTATAGTCCTGAGTTTTGTCTTACGGGTTCGACTTGTGTAACCCTTGCCAAAATAACGTTAATTGTGCTTAGTTTTGTCGGTTTAAGTCAGGTTTAAGTATGGTCTTATTGAATAATTAACCTAAATAATCGCTCAGGCTTATTGGGATATCTACgtattctcagaaatgcatctATGGTGAGGAAAAGGAACTATGATCCTGAAAGTCAAGATTCAGGTAAAATTTTTAGTTCGCAAAATAGTCGTTGTGCGCATGCGGGGGTCAGAGTTGACGCTGACAATCGTGGTAGAAGTGTGGCGGTTAAGCTAACTTTAATTGCCGCAACTAGCTACATGTGGAGAGTAAAACGGGAGACATCCCGAATCCCAACTCTTTTAAAATTCATAGCTTATAACTGACTGAACGATAGAACTTACTCGAAAATAGgggacacatttgtttaaaatgaaagggTGAGTGTAATATTTTAGGTCACAAAAATGTAGCTTAGCACGAGTAAAGTttcttgactgttttttttatactggGGATAAGAGGAGGGGACGACGGGGCTAGTTATTGTGCCAagcaacttttgttttcttatttagctaaaaacagaaatatttaggattttttttgttccagaaCAACCTTGTCAGTAATGTTACTTTCGTTCGTCGCCGCTTTCGGCTCATTTTGGGTGGCTTATTAGCTAAGCTAACAAGCTAGCTGCTAGTAGGGAGCTGAGTCAGTAAACCCAGTTTAGCTAACCTAAGAATATATATCAAGGATATTTGGTTATGCTTGTGAATATCATCAATTTAAGACCCTCGATTATCATGATAGTGGTTAAATACGCTACATTAATTATTTTCTCGTGTTTGTGCTTTGTGTCAAAAGTTGCTAGTACAACCGTAACAGCAACTTTAGAGTTAGTCTGAAACTGGATCTGTCAAAGTACCGCCGCCAGTTATGCTTCACGTTTTAACTTGAATGCAGCAGCATGCTCTGCGTTTTTGAATATAGTGCATCTTCATAAGTTCTCAATTTTCATGCAGTTAGTAGTATTACGCTTTTGTAACATCAGATGAGAGTTCACAGACGTTAATGTACATAGTTGTAAATGCAACCCACGTGCCCATCAGCTGTTTCTGGACACTTGGTCGTCCTATTTATACTTCTTGAAACGACACAAAAAGGTCAAGTTTACTTTTGTGTTCTTGTAATGTAATTTTGAAGCTGATTTTAACTAATCTTGGTAAGACGTGTATTGAAAGTAcaccttaagtttatttttttaggtttaaaataatatttcaaaacattgtcttttgtaaatattttttagatttcacaGCAATGAATAATTACTGGACTTTTA containing:
- the atp6v1ab gene encoding V-type proton ATPase catalytic subunit A, producing the protein MDMSKLPKIRDEDRESQFGYVHGVSGPVVTATAMAGAAMYELVRVGHSELVGEIIRLEGDMATIQVYEETSGVSVGDPVLRTGKPLSVELGPGIMGSIFDGIQRPLKDINDITQSIYIPRGVNIGALNRDSKWEFSPSKSLRVGSHITGGDIYGMVFENSLIKHKIMLPPKNRGTVTYVAPPGNYDVNDVVMELEFEGVKEKFTMVQVWPVRQVRPVTEKLPANHPLLTGQRVLDALFPCVQGGTTAIPGAFGCGKTVISQSLSKYSNSDVIIYVGCGERGNEMSEVLRDFPELTMEVDGKIESIMKRTALVANTSNMPVAAREASIYTGITLSEYFRDMGYNVSMMADSTSRWAEALREISGRLAEMPADSGYPAYLGARLASFYERAGRVKCLGNPEREGSVSIVGAVSPPGGDFSDPVTSATLGIVQVFWGLDKKLAQRKHFPSVNWLISYSKYTRALDEYYDKHFPEFVPLRTKSKEILQEEEDLAEIVQLVGKASLAETDKITLEVAKLIKDDFLQQNGYTPYDRFCPFYKTVGILSNMIAFYDMARHAVETTAQSDNKITWAMIREHMGEILYRISSMKFKDPMKDGEAKIKADYAQLLEDMQNGFRTLEE